In Amycolatopsis sp. EV170708-02-1, the following are encoded in one genomic region:
- a CDS encoding Gfo/Idh/MocA family protein, which translates to MTTHKIALIGTGNMGSLHARVLAANERVDLVRVIDPREEAGRKVAERYETQWTPEIGSLSDVDAVVLASATEAHYELAQEILGQGKPMLVEKPVCNSLEFSQEIVGLSAKKDIPLMCGLLERYNPAVMTARALVNEPIHLMARRHGPYAPRIKTGVAWDLLVHDVDLAIQFFGGATPQRVASGAGYFHPSSVEGAEDTIETVLSFESGLATVSASRLGQRKVRSLWVSELDRMIEIDLLRRDVTIYRHVSHDSVTEDGLGYRQQTVIEIPELVTAREPLATQLDRFVDLLEGKVDADVERDLILPSHAVVDQVLTQAAA; encoded by the coding sequence ACCTCGTCCGCGTGATCGACCCGCGCGAAGAGGCGGGCCGCAAGGTCGCCGAACGCTACGAAACCCAGTGGACGCCCGAAATCGGCTCACTGTCCGATGTGGACGCCGTCGTGCTCGCTTCGGCCACCGAGGCGCATTACGAGCTGGCGCAGGAGATCCTGGGCCAGGGCAAGCCGATGCTGGTCGAGAAGCCGGTGTGCAACAGCCTCGAATTCTCCCAGGAGATCGTCGGGCTCTCGGCGAAGAAGGACATCCCGCTGATGTGCGGGCTCCTGGAGCGCTACAACCCGGCCGTGATGACCGCGCGGGCGCTGGTCAACGAGCCGATCCACCTGATGGCCCGCCGCCACGGCCCGTACGCGCCGCGCATCAAGACCGGTGTCGCGTGGGACCTCCTGGTGCACGACGTCGACCTGGCGATCCAGTTCTTCGGCGGCGCGACCCCGCAGCGGGTCGCCTCCGGCGCCGGCTACTTCCACCCGAGCTCGGTCGAAGGCGCCGAGGACACCATCGAGACGGTGCTGTCGTTCGAGTCCGGGCTCGCCACGGTTTCGGCGTCCCGGCTCGGCCAGCGCAAGGTCCGCTCGCTGTGGGTGTCCGAGCTGGACCGCATGATCGAGATCGACCTGCTCCGCCGCGACGTCACCATCTACCGGCACGTCTCGCACGACTCGGTCACCGAGGACGGCCTCGGCTACCGGCAGCAGACCGTCATCGAGATCCCCGAACTGGTCACCGCGCGCGAGCCGCTCGCGACGCAGCTGGACCGGTTCGTCGACCTGCTCGAAGGCAAGGTCGACGCCGACGTCGAGCGGGACCTGATCCTGCCTTCGCACGCCGTCGTCGACCAGGTGCTGACGCAGGCCGCGGCCTGA